A single Vulpes vulpes isolate BD-2025 chromosome 16, VulVul3, whole genome shotgun sequence DNA region contains:
- the LOC112922564 gene encoding C-X-C chemokine receptor type 2, with translation MEYINWDNYSLEDLFGDIDNYTYNTEIPLIPADSAPCRPESLDINKYAVVVIYVLVFVLNLLGNSLVIMVVLYSRVSHSVTDVYLLNLAIADLLFALTLPIWAVSKVKGWIFGTSLCKIVSLLKEVNFYSSILLLACISMDRYLAIVHATRTLTQKRHWVKFICLGIWALSLILSLPIFVFRRAINPPYSSPVCYEDMGANTTKLRIVMRVLPQTFGFIVPLMIMLFCYGLTLRTLFEAHMGQKHRAMRVIFAVVLVFLLCWLPYNLVLVADTLMRFHAIEETCQRRSDIGRALDATEILGFFHSCLNPLIYAFIGQKFRHGLLKIMAFHGLISKEYLPKDSRPSFVGSSSANTSTTF, from the coding sequence ATGGAATACATTAACTGGGATAATTACAGCCTGGAGGATCTCTTCGGTGATATTGATAATTACACTTACAACACGGAGATACCCTTAATTCCAGCAGACTCTGCCCCATGCAGGCCAGAATCTCTGGACATCAACAAGTATGCTGTGGTTGTCATCTATGTCCTGGTCTTCGTGCTGAACCTGCTGGGAAACTCCCTAGTCATAATGGTTGTCTTATACAGTCGGGTCAGTCACTCTGTCACCGACGTCTACCTGCTGAACCTGGCCATAGCTGACCTGCTCTTCGCCCTGACCTTGCCTATCTGGGCTGTCTCCAAGGTAAAGGGTTGGATCTTTGGCACATCCCTGTGCAAGATCGTCTCGCTCCTGAAGGAAGTCAACTTCTACAGCAGCATCCTGCTGCTGGCCTGCATCAGCATGGACCGCTACCTGGCCATTGTCCATGCCACACGCACGCTGACCCAGAAGAGGCACTGGGTCAAGTTCATATGCTTAGGCATCTGGGCCCTGTCCCTCATCCTGTCCCTGCCCATCTTCGTCTTCCGCAGGGCCATCAATCCCCCCTACTCCAGCCCAGTCTGCTACGAGGACATGGGTGCCAATACAACAAAATTGCGGATAGTGATGCGGGTCCTGCCCCAGACCTTTGGCTTCATTGTGCCCCTGATGATCATGCTGTTCTGCTATGGGCTCACCCTGCGCACCCTGTTTGAGGCCCACATGGGGCAGAAGCACCGGGCCATGCGGGTCATCTTTGCTGTCGTGCTTGTCTTCCTGCTCTGCTGGCTGCCCTACAACCTGGTCCTGGTCGCAGACACCCTCATGAGGTTCCATGCCATCGAGGAGACCTGTCAGCGCCGCAGTGACATTGGCCGCGCCCTGGATGCCACCGAGATTCTGGGCTTCTTCCACAGCTGCCTTAATCCCCTCATCTATGCCTTCATTGGCCAGAAGTTTCGCCATGGACTCCTCAAGATCATGGCCTTCCATGGGCTCATCAGCAAGGAGTACCTGCCCAAGGACAGCAGGCCTTCCTTTGTGGGCTCTTCTTCAGCGAACACTTCTACTACTTTCTAA
- the RUFY4 gene encoding RUN and FYVE domain-containing protein 4 isoform X2 codes for MAEEGAILTRNLKAAVSAILQDYGGRQQPVTDASAELHRLCGCLEQLLQFDQKEQKSFLRPRKDYWDFLCTALWRQRGGTEPVHFVHSQDKLKTPLAKGRALIRFCLARGQLAESLQLCLLNTELTREWYGPRSPLVCPELREDLLDALYTLNAVAFDLDLQWPNLDEAWPMFSESCGSSARTQGRRPRKTKDALKQLPGTRYRNHEDTASDQKGESVAIQPVKRGDADVHRRTWEHREGCLREISAAHGDPTGVQPEEPHTSHAGCRRDAPREDWLAALPRSQQHRHLRPSMEKKREDPRSIGRPQSMWEPEGEELQGAPRTGFCLENSTPSVQGQGERAEGALKEVIGTEAEDRGVLPGAEGTPKGGAEWGHVHRLPASSPTGTIEDTMPGSQQELEVPSLPGDPRVLLRDLGAEEDAAPERPQGETGVTTVTRRKEQAAMALQDVVKSLRHGLQKTKEQAQHLEQLLKEREGELKTLQEQLSRCQEDRARLQTELEQKQQEAERRDAKYEKELGGQRDLVRTMKMRVLELVREKDDLWQEVQRLSSMAPGCCVACSRVFGRLSRRYPCRLPEPL; via the exons ATGGCAGAGGAGGGGGCCATCCTCACCAGGAACCTGAAAG ctGCAGTCTCGGCCATCCTCCAGGACTATGGGGGCCGGCAGCAGCCGGTGACAGATGCCAGTGCCGAGCTGCACAGACTCTGTGGCTGCCTGGAGCAGCTCCTGCAG TTTGACCAGAAAGAGCAGAAGAGCTTCCTGAGGCCTCGGAAGGATTACTGGGACTTCCTCTGCACCGCCCTGTGGCGGCAGCGGGGTGGCACGGAGCCGGTCCACTTCGTTCACTCACAGGACAAG CTGAAGACTCCTCTGGCAAAAGGCCGTGCTCTCATCCGCTTCTGCCTGGCCCGGGGACAGCTGGCCGAGTCCCTGCAGCTCTGCCTCCTGAACACAGAGCTCACCAG GGAATGGTATGGCCCCCGGAGCCCTCTGGTGTGCCCCGAACTCCGGGAAGACCTCTTGGACGCTCTCTACACTCTCAATGCGGTGGCCTTTGACTTGGACCTGCAGTGGCCAAACCTAGACGAAGCCTGGCCCATGTTCTCAGA GTCCTGTGGCTCCAGCGCCAGGACCCAGGGAAGAAGACCCAGAAAGACCAAAGATGCCCTGAAGCAG CttccaggcaccaggtacagaaACCATGAGGACACAGCCTCCGACCAGAAGGGGGAGTCCGTCGCAATACAACCTGTCAAGCGCGGTGATGCGGATGTGCACAGAAGAACATGGGAGCACAGAGAAGGCTGCCTGAGAGAG ATCTCAGCCGCACATGGGGACCCCACAGGAGTCCAGCCAGAGGAGCCGCACACTAGCCATGCCGGCTGTCGGCGAGATGCGCCCAGGGAAGACTGGTTAGCTGCACTCCCCAGGTCGCAGCAACACAGGCATCTTCGTCCCTccatggaaaagaagagagaagatccCAGGAGCATCGGGCGCCCGCAGAGCATGTGGGAACCAGAGGGGGAGGAGCTTCAGGGAGCCCCAAGAACAGGATTCTGCCTGGAGAACTCAACACCCAGCGTCCAGGGACAAGGGGAGCGGGCCGAGGGAGCTCTGAAGGAGGTGATAGGGACAGAGGCTGAGGACAGAGGGGTCCTACCTGGTGCAGAGGGGACACCTAAAGGGGGAGCAGAGTGGGGTCATGTCCATAGGCTGCCGGCCTCCAGCCCCACAGGGACAATAGAGGACACGATGCCAGGGAGCCAGCAGGAGCTGGAGGTGCCTAGCCTTCCGGGGGACCCTCGGGTCCTACTACGAGAcctgggagcagaggaagacGCCGCCCCAGAGAGACCACAAGGGGAAACAGGAGTGACCACTGTGACCAGGAGGAAGGAACAGGCAGCGATGGCCTTGCAGGATGTGGTCAAG AGCCTGAGACATGGGCTCCAGAAGACTAAGGAGCAGGCCCAGCATCTGGAGCAGCTGCTGAAGGAGCGGGAAGGGGAATTGAAGACACTGCAGGAGCAGCTCAGCAG gtGTCAGGAAGACAGGGCCCGGCTGCAGACAGAGCTGGAGCAGAAGCAGCAGGAGGCCGAGAGGAGGGACGCCAAGTACGAGAAGGAGCTTGGAGGGCAGCGGGACCTGGTCCGCACCATGAAGATGAGGGTGCTAGAGCTGGTTCG AGAGAAGGATGACCTGTGGCAGGAGGTGCAGCGTCTCTCTTCCATGGCCCCAGGGTGCTGTGTGGCCTGCAGCAGGGTGTTTGGCCGGCTGTCTCGGCGGTACCCGTGCag ACTGCCAGAGCCTCTGTAG
- the RUFY4 gene encoding RUN and FYVE domain-containing protein 4 isoform X1, translated as MAEEGAILTRNLKAAVSAILQDYGGRQQPVTDASAELHRLCGCLEQLLQFDQKEQKSFLRPRKDYWDFLCTALWRQRGGTEPVHFVHSQDKLKTPLAKGRALIRFCLARGQLAESLQLCLLNTELTREWYGPRSPLVCPELREDLLDALYTLNAVAFDLDLQWPNLDEAWPMFSESCGSSARTQGRRPRKTKDALKQLPGTRYRNHEDTASDQKGESVAIQPVKRGDADVHRRTWEHREGCLREISAAHGDPTGVQPEEPHTSHAGCRRDAPREDWLAALPRSQQHRHLRPSMEKKREDPRSIGRPQSMWEPEGEELQGAPRTGFCLENSTPSVQGQGERAEGALKEVIGTEAEDRGVLPGAEGTPKGGAEWGHVHRLPASSPTGTIEDTMPGSQQELEVPSLPGDPRVLLRDLGAEEDAAPERPQGETGVTTVTRRKEQAAMALQDVVKSLRHGLQKTKEQAQHLEQLLKEREGELKTLQEQLSRCQEDRARLQTELEQKQQEAERRDAKYEKELGGQRDLVRTMKMRVLELVREKDDLWQEVQRLSSMAPGCCVACSRVFGRLSRRYPCRLCGGLVCHACSVDYKKRERRCPPCSQKGEAQSH; from the exons ATGGCAGAGGAGGGGGCCATCCTCACCAGGAACCTGAAAG ctGCAGTCTCGGCCATCCTCCAGGACTATGGGGGCCGGCAGCAGCCGGTGACAGATGCCAGTGCCGAGCTGCACAGACTCTGTGGCTGCCTGGAGCAGCTCCTGCAG TTTGACCAGAAAGAGCAGAAGAGCTTCCTGAGGCCTCGGAAGGATTACTGGGACTTCCTCTGCACCGCCCTGTGGCGGCAGCGGGGTGGCACGGAGCCGGTCCACTTCGTTCACTCACAGGACAAG CTGAAGACTCCTCTGGCAAAAGGCCGTGCTCTCATCCGCTTCTGCCTGGCCCGGGGACAGCTGGCCGAGTCCCTGCAGCTCTGCCTCCTGAACACAGAGCTCACCAG GGAATGGTATGGCCCCCGGAGCCCTCTGGTGTGCCCCGAACTCCGGGAAGACCTCTTGGACGCTCTCTACACTCTCAATGCGGTGGCCTTTGACTTGGACCTGCAGTGGCCAAACCTAGACGAAGCCTGGCCCATGTTCTCAGA GTCCTGTGGCTCCAGCGCCAGGACCCAGGGAAGAAGACCCAGAAAGACCAAAGATGCCCTGAAGCAG CttccaggcaccaggtacagaaACCATGAGGACACAGCCTCCGACCAGAAGGGGGAGTCCGTCGCAATACAACCTGTCAAGCGCGGTGATGCGGATGTGCACAGAAGAACATGGGAGCACAGAGAAGGCTGCCTGAGAGAG ATCTCAGCCGCACATGGGGACCCCACAGGAGTCCAGCCAGAGGAGCCGCACACTAGCCATGCCGGCTGTCGGCGAGATGCGCCCAGGGAAGACTGGTTAGCTGCACTCCCCAGGTCGCAGCAACACAGGCATCTTCGTCCCTccatggaaaagaagagagaagatccCAGGAGCATCGGGCGCCCGCAGAGCATGTGGGAACCAGAGGGGGAGGAGCTTCAGGGAGCCCCAAGAACAGGATTCTGCCTGGAGAACTCAACACCCAGCGTCCAGGGACAAGGGGAGCGGGCCGAGGGAGCTCTGAAGGAGGTGATAGGGACAGAGGCTGAGGACAGAGGGGTCCTACCTGGTGCAGAGGGGACACCTAAAGGGGGAGCAGAGTGGGGTCATGTCCATAGGCTGCCGGCCTCCAGCCCCACAGGGACAATAGAGGACACGATGCCAGGGAGCCAGCAGGAGCTGGAGGTGCCTAGCCTTCCGGGGGACCCTCGGGTCCTACTACGAGAcctgggagcagaggaagacGCCGCCCCAGAGAGACCACAAGGGGAAACAGGAGTGACCACTGTGACCAGGAGGAAGGAACAGGCAGCGATGGCCTTGCAGGATGTGGTCAAG AGCCTGAGACATGGGCTCCAGAAGACTAAGGAGCAGGCCCAGCATCTGGAGCAGCTGCTGAAGGAGCGGGAAGGGGAATTGAAGACACTGCAGGAGCAGCTCAGCAG gtGTCAGGAAGACAGGGCCCGGCTGCAGACAGAGCTGGAGCAGAAGCAGCAGGAGGCCGAGAGGAGGGACGCCAAGTACGAGAAGGAGCTTGGAGGGCAGCGGGACCTGGTCCGCACCATGAAGATGAGGGTGCTAGAGCTGGTTCG AGAGAAGGATGACCTGTGGCAGGAGGTGCAGCGTCTCTCTTCCATGGCCCCAGGGTGCTGTGTGGCCTGCAGCAGGGTGTTTGGCCGGCTGTCTCGGCGGTACCCGTGCag GCTCTGCGGAGGCCTGGTCTGCCATGCTTGCTCTGTGGACTACAAGAAGAGGGAGCGCCGCTGCCCCCCCTGCTCCCAGAAGGGAGAGGCTCAGTCCCACTGA
- the RUFY4 gene encoding RUN and FYVE domain-containing protein 4 isoform X4 produces MAEEGAILTRNLKAAVSAILQDYGGRQQPVTDASAELHRLCGCLEQLLQFDQKEQKSFLRPRKDYWDFLCTALWRQRGGTEPVHFVHSQDKLKTPLAKGRALIRFCLARGQLAESLQLCLLNTELTREWYGPRSPLVCPELREDLLDALYTLNAVAFDLDLQWPNLDEAWPMFSESCGSSARTQGRRPRKTKDALKQLPGTRYRNHEDTASDQKGESVAIQPVKRGDADVHRRTWEHREGCLREISAAHGDPTGVQPEEPHTSHAGCRRDAPREDWLAALPRSQQHRHLRPSMEKKREDPRSIGRPQSMWEPEGEELQGAPRTGFCLENSTPSVQGQGERAEGALKEVIGTEAEDRGVLPGAEGTPKGGAEWGHVHRLPASSPTGTIEDTMPGSQQELEVPSLPGDPRVLLRDLGAEEDAAPERPQGETGVTTVTRRKEQAAMALQDVVKSLRHGLQKTKEQAQHLEQLLKEREGELKTLQEQLSRSPEGPWL; encoded by the exons ATGGCAGAGGAGGGGGCCATCCTCACCAGGAACCTGAAAG ctGCAGTCTCGGCCATCCTCCAGGACTATGGGGGCCGGCAGCAGCCGGTGACAGATGCCAGTGCCGAGCTGCACAGACTCTGTGGCTGCCTGGAGCAGCTCCTGCAG TTTGACCAGAAAGAGCAGAAGAGCTTCCTGAGGCCTCGGAAGGATTACTGGGACTTCCTCTGCACCGCCCTGTGGCGGCAGCGGGGTGGCACGGAGCCGGTCCACTTCGTTCACTCACAGGACAAG CTGAAGACTCCTCTGGCAAAAGGCCGTGCTCTCATCCGCTTCTGCCTGGCCCGGGGACAGCTGGCCGAGTCCCTGCAGCTCTGCCTCCTGAACACAGAGCTCACCAG GGAATGGTATGGCCCCCGGAGCCCTCTGGTGTGCCCCGAACTCCGGGAAGACCTCTTGGACGCTCTCTACACTCTCAATGCGGTGGCCTTTGACTTGGACCTGCAGTGGCCAAACCTAGACGAAGCCTGGCCCATGTTCTCAGA GTCCTGTGGCTCCAGCGCCAGGACCCAGGGAAGAAGACCCAGAAAGACCAAAGATGCCCTGAAGCAG CttccaggcaccaggtacagaaACCATGAGGACACAGCCTCCGACCAGAAGGGGGAGTCCGTCGCAATACAACCTGTCAAGCGCGGTGATGCGGATGTGCACAGAAGAACATGGGAGCACAGAGAAGGCTGCCTGAGAGAG ATCTCAGCCGCACATGGGGACCCCACAGGAGTCCAGCCAGAGGAGCCGCACACTAGCCATGCCGGCTGTCGGCGAGATGCGCCCAGGGAAGACTGGTTAGCTGCACTCCCCAGGTCGCAGCAACACAGGCATCTTCGTCCCTccatggaaaagaagagagaagatccCAGGAGCATCGGGCGCCCGCAGAGCATGTGGGAACCAGAGGGGGAGGAGCTTCAGGGAGCCCCAAGAACAGGATTCTGCCTGGAGAACTCAACACCCAGCGTCCAGGGACAAGGGGAGCGGGCCGAGGGAGCTCTGAAGGAGGTGATAGGGACAGAGGCTGAGGACAGAGGGGTCCTACCTGGTGCAGAGGGGACACCTAAAGGGGGAGCAGAGTGGGGTCATGTCCATAGGCTGCCGGCCTCCAGCCCCACAGGGACAATAGAGGACACGATGCCAGGGAGCCAGCAGGAGCTGGAGGTGCCTAGCCTTCCGGGGGACCCTCGGGTCCTACTACGAGAcctgggagcagaggaagacGCCGCCCCAGAGAGACCACAAGGGGAAACAGGAGTGACCACTGTGACCAGGAGGAAGGAACAGGCAGCGATGGCCTTGCAGGATGTGGTCAAG AGCCTGAGACATGGGCTCCAGAAGACTAAGGAGCAGGCCCAGCATCTGGAGCAGCTGCTGAAGGAGCGGGAAGGGGAATTGAAGACACTGCAGGAGCAGCTCAGCAG GTCGCCAGAAGGACCTTGGCTttga
- the RUFY4 gene encoding RUN and FYVE domain-containing protein 4 isoform X3 → MAEEGAILTRNLKAAVSAILQDYGGRQQPVTDASAELHRLCGCLEQLLQFDQKEQKSFLRPRKDYWDFLCTALWRQRGGTEPVHFVHSQDKLKTPLAKGRALIRFCLARGQLAESLQLCLLNTELTREWYGPRSPLVCPELREDLLDALYTLNAVAFDLDLQWPNLDEAWPMFSESCGSSARTQGRRPRKTKDALKQLPGTRYRNHEDTASDQKGESVAIQPVKRGDADVHRRTWEHREGCLREISAAHGDPTGVQPEEPHTSHAGCRRDAPREDWLAALPRSQQHRHLRPSMEKKREDPRSIGRPQSMWEPEGEELQGAPRTGFCLENSTPSVQGQGERAEGALKEVIGTEAEDRGVLPGAEGTPKGGAEWGHVHRLPASSPTGTIEDTMPGSQQELEVPSLPGDPRVLLRDLGAEEDAAPERPQGETGVTTVTRRKEQAAMALQDVVKSLRHGLQKTKEQAQHLEQLLKEREGELKTLQEQLSSTSHHPASLPSHHHVNSRARSTLSQRLSFSFIIFSTISAVQRSSLA, encoded by the exons ATGGCAGAGGAGGGGGCCATCCTCACCAGGAACCTGAAAG ctGCAGTCTCGGCCATCCTCCAGGACTATGGGGGCCGGCAGCAGCCGGTGACAGATGCCAGTGCCGAGCTGCACAGACTCTGTGGCTGCCTGGAGCAGCTCCTGCAG TTTGACCAGAAAGAGCAGAAGAGCTTCCTGAGGCCTCGGAAGGATTACTGGGACTTCCTCTGCACCGCCCTGTGGCGGCAGCGGGGTGGCACGGAGCCGGTCCACTTCGTTCACTCACAGGACAAG CTGAAGACTCCTCTGGCAAAAGGCCGTGCTCTCATCCGCTTCTGCCTGGCCCGGGGACAGCTGGCCGAGTCCCTGCAGCTCTGCCTCCTGAACACAGAGCTCACCAG GGAATGGTATGGCCCCCGGAGCCCTCTGGTGTGCCCCGAACTCCGGGAAGACCTCTTGGACGCTCTCTACACTCTCAATGCGGTGGCCTTTGACTTGGACCTGCAGTGGCCAAACCTAGACGAAGCCTGGCCCATGTTCTCAGA GTCCTGTGGCTCCAGCGCCAGGACCCAGGGAAGAAGACCCAGAAAGACCAAAGATGCCCTGAAGCAG CttccaggcaccaggtacagaaACCATGAGGACACAGCCTCCGACCAGAAGGGGGAGTCCGTCGCAATACAACCTGTCAAGCGCGGTGATGCGGATGTGCACAGAAGAACATGGGAGCACAGAGAAGGCTGCCTGAGAGAG ATCTCAGCCGCACATGGGGACCCCACAGGAGTCCAGCCAGAGGAGCCGCACACTAGCCATGCCGGCTGTCGGCGAGATGCGCCCAGGGAAGACTGGTTAGCTGCACTCCCCAGGTCGCAGCAACACAGGCATCTTCGTCCCTccatggaaaagaagagagaagatccCAGGAGCATCGGGCGCCCGCAGAGCATGTGGGAACCAGAGGGGGAGGAGCTTCAGGGAGCCCCAAGAACAGGATTCTGCCTGGAGAACTCAACACCCAGCGTCCAGGGACAAGGGGAGCGGGCCGAGGGAGCTCTGAAGGAGGTGATAGGGACAGAGGCTGAGGACAGAGGGGTCCTACCTGGTGCAGAGGGGACACCTAAAGGGGGAGCAGAGTGGGGTCATGTCCATAGGCTGCCGGCCTCCAGCCCCACAGGGACAATAGAGGACACGATGCCAGGGAGCCAGCAGGAGCTGGAGGTGCCTAGCCTTCCGGGGGACCCTCGGGTCCTACTACGAGAcctgggagcagaggaagacGCCGCCCCAGAGAGACCACAAGGGGAAACAGGAGTGACCACTGTGACCAGGAGGAAGGAACAGGCAGCGATGGCCTTGCAGGATGTGGTCAAG AGCCTGAGACATGGGCTCCAGAAGACTAAGGAGCAGGCCCAGCATCTGGAGCAGCTGCTGAAGGAGCGGGAAGGGGAATTGAAGACACTGCAGGAGCAGCTCAGCAG CACCTCTCACCACCCAGCGTCTTTGCCTTCCCATCATCACGTTAACTCAAGAGCCCGGAGCACACTCTCTCAGCGGCTGAGCTTCTCCTTCATAATTTTTTCAACTATCTCCGCCGTGCAAAGGTCTTCCTTGGCCTGA